One genomic segment of Acanthopagrus latus isolate v.2019 chromosome 14, fAcaLat1.1, whole genome shotgun sequence includes these proteins:
- the kera gene encoding keratocan, whose translation MALLLSLLCILCLVGPVLGQDMQYEEFMAQIQACPKECHCPSNFPRAVYCDNKGLKSIPNIPPYTWYLYLQNNLIEVLSADALRNATSLRWLNLNRNKITSEGMEAGVLNAMPQLAHLYMDDNLLSSVPSPLPATLEHLRLSRNRISKIPAGVFVGLEKLNLLDLQGNKLMDDAVTEVSLKGLSSLVQINLAKNQLSSMPLGLPPTTTQLFLDGNNIEKIPAGYFKGLPKVAFLRLNHNKLGSGGVPKNVFNVTSILDLQLSHNQLTEVPLIPSGLEHLHLDHNNIKSVSGSNICPVAVETVDESVNDSVPRLRYLRLDGNEIKPPIPSDVILCFRLLRSIVI comes from the exons ATGGCACTTCTCCTGAGTCTGCTTTGCATCTTGTGCCTGGTTGGGCCAGTTCTTGGCCAGGACATGCAATATGAGGAATTCATGGCCCAGATCCAAGCCTGTCCTAAAGAGTGTCACTGCCCCTCTAACTTCCCTCGTGCTGTCTACTGTGACAATAAAGGCCTGAAGAGCATCCCCAACATCCCACCATACACGTGGTACCTGTACCTGCAGAACAATCTGATTGAAGTGCTGTCAGCAGATGCCCTGCGTAATGCCACATCCCTGCGCTGGCTGAACCTCAACCGCAACAAAATCACAAGTGAGGGAATGGAAGCAGGGGTCCTTAATGCAATGCCTCAACTGGCACACCTCTACATGGATGACAACCTCTTGTCTTCTGTGCCATCTCCACTGCCAGCCACCCTAGAGCATCTACGACTCTCTCGCAATCGCATTTCCAAGATCCCTGCTGGTGTCTTCGTTGGTCTGGAGAAGCTAAACCTCTTGGACCTCCAGGGGAACAAGCTGATGGATGATGCGGTGACTGAGGTGAGCCTGAAGGGTCTCAGCAGTCTGGTTCAGATCAATCTAGCCAAGAATCAGCTGAGCAGTATGCCTCTTGGCTTACCACCCACTACTACCCAGCTTTTCCTTGACGGCAACAACATTGAGAAGATCCCAGCTGGCTACTTCAAAGGTTTGCCAAAAGTGGCATTTCTGAGGCTCAACCACAACAAGCTTGGCAGCGGTGGAGTccccaaaaatgtgtttaatgtcacCAGCATTTTGGACTTGCAGCTGTCCCAcaaccagctgactgaggtTCCCCTCATTCCCTCAGGCCTTGAGCACCTTCACCTCGACCACAACAATATCAAAA gtgtGAGTGGCTCCAACATCTGTCCTGTAGCCGTCGAAACTGTGGACGAATCTGTCAACGACAGTGTTCCTCGTCTGCGCTACCTCAGACTGGACGGCAACGAGATCAAGCCACCAATTCCCAGCGATGTCATTCTGTGCTTCCGTCTCCTCAGGTCCATTGTCATCTAA